One window of Siniperca chuatsi isolate FFG_IHB_CAS linkage group LG15, ASM2008510v1, whole genome shotgun sequence genomic DNA carries:
- the fabp7a gene encoding fatty acid binding protein 7, brain, a: MVDAFCATWKLVDSQNFDEYMKALGVGFATRQVGNVTKPTVVISQDGDKVVVKTLSTFRNTEISSKLGEEFDETTADDRHVKSTFTMEGDKLVQVQKWDGKETKFVREIKDGKLVATLTFEGVQAVRTYEKA, translated from the exons ATGGTTGATGCTTTCTGCGCTACATGGAAACTGGTTGACAGCCAGAACTTTGATGAATACATGAAGGCACTTG gtGTTGGTTTTGCCACTAGACAAGTGGGCAATGTCACCAAACCAACAGTAGTGATCAGCCAGGATGGGGACAAAGTGGTGGTGAAAACCCTGAGCACCTTCAGGAACACTGAGATCTCCTCCAAACTGGGAGAGGAGTTTGATGAGACCACAGCCGATGACCGACATGTCAAA TCTACCTTCACCATGGAAGGAGACAAACTTGTGCAAGTGCAGAAGTGGGACGGCAAGGAGACCAAATTTGTCAGAGAAATCAAGGATGGGAAGTTGGTGGCG ACTTTGACTTTTGAGGGAGTCCAGGCAGTCCGCACATATGAGAAAGCCTAA